A region from the Arcanobacterium buesumense genome encodes:
- a CDS encoding molybdopterin-dependent oxidoreductase, with amino-acid sequence MQTQIMFDFPWWLRAEHFLNIIFVTFFIRSGIEILGTYPRLHRSVHNKPGAQWAEFTVKSKPKHKYYAVGSEYENYSPIVSLPGYGLLGLGRYWHFMVVMGYVSCFAIYYVLLFATGQWLRYIPPTPYFLLDAGQDMLSYLAFVSPEPMAGYPFNAAQQLAYATAIFILPPFMIFTGMFQSPAVNAHWPKITRALGGRQVIRTLHFWGLVAYLGFIVGHVGMVFIHGYGHEVSKMVFGHTDSPLAAGVIFTIGLAFVVMLHVWATKGSLERPRTVEKLHNVVVRPLTRQLMKLKSRQDHDPNNVTEHFRASGCPPENDEYVAMIAHDYEDYYLEIGGFVERPMTLSLAELREIADGYEQTTMHNCVQGFSSIGTWGGVPLHVILDLVKPLPGATDVVFQCFQNMGRDDELYPEGWYYESCPMMEATQPQTLVATNLNREEIPIKNGAPLRVRQEISTGFRSAKWVERIEVVNRYDVIGKGRGGWFEDFDNYDRMQMI; translated from the coding sequence ATGCAGACCCAGATTATGTTTGATTTTCCGTGGTGGCTCCGCGCAGAGCACTTCCTCAACATTATTTTTGTTACGTTCTTTATCCGATCCGGTATCGAAATTTTAGGGACGTATCCGCGCCTTCATCGAAGCGTTCATAATAAGCCAGGTGCTCAATGGGCTGAGTTCACGGTTAAATCAAAGCCGAAGCATAAGTATTACGCAGTCGGCAGTGAGTATGAAAACTATTCTCCCATTGTGTCTTTGCCTGGTTACGGGCTTCTAGGCTTGGGGCGGTATTGGCATTTCATGGTGGTTATGGGATACGTGTCTTGTTTCGCCATTTACTATGTTTTGTTGTTCGCAACCGGTCAATGGTTGCGTTATATTCCGCCGACTCCTTACTTCTTGCTCGACGCTGGTCAAGATATGCTTTCGTATCTAGCGTTTGTTTCGCCTGAGCCGATGGCGGGTTATCCATTCAATGCAGCTCAGCAGCTTGCGTATGCGACGGCGATTTTTATTCTGCCTCCGTTTATGATTTTCACTGGAATGTTCCAGTCGCCTGCGGTTAATGCGCATTGGCCAAAGATCACTCGCGCGTTGGGTGGACGTCAGGTTATCCGGACTTTGCATTTTTGGGGTCTTGTTGCCTACCTCGGATTCATCGTTGGTCACGTTGGCATGGTGTTCATTCATGGCTATGGTCACGAAGTTTCGAAGATGGTCTTTGGGCACACGGATTCGCCGTTGGCTGCCGGGGTTATTTTCACCATCGGTTTGGCTTTTGTGGTGATGTTGCATGTGTGGGCGACGAAGGGTTCACTGGAACGTCCACGGACGGTAGAAAAGTTACACAACGTTGTGGTTCGTCCGTTGACCCGTCAGTTGATGAAGTTGAAGTCGCGTCAAGATCATGATCCGAATAATGTTACGGAGCATTTCCGGGCTAGTGGTTGCCCGCCGGAAAATGATGAATACGTGGCGATGATTGCTCATGATTATGAGGATTATTATCTGGAAATCGGTGGTTTCGTGGAACGTCCGATGACGCTTTCGCTTGCTGAGCTTCGAGAAATCGCTGATGGCTATGAGCAGACGACCATGCATAATTGCGTCCAAGGGTTTTCTTCGATTGGCACGTGGGGCGGCGTCCCATTGCATGTCATTTTGGATTTGGTTAAACCACTGCCGGGCGCGACCGACGTCGTCTTCCAATGTTTCCAAAATATGGGCCGCGATGATGAGCTATATCCAGAAGGTTGGTACTACGAATCGTGCCCAATGATGGAAGCAACTCAGCCGCAAACGTTGGTGGCAACGAATCTTAATCGTGAGGAAATTCCGATTAAGAATGGTGCGCCACTGCGTGTTCGTCAAGAAATTTCGACAGGGTTCCGCTCTGCTAAGTGGGTTGAACGAATCGAAGTTGTTAACCGTTATGACGTTATCGGCAAGGGTCGAGGCGGCTGGTTTGAAGACTTCGACAATTACGACCGTATGCAGATGATCTAA
- a CDS encoding purine-cytosine permease family protein, producing the protein MEHDVNNTKPVSTTVASANNHQLSSDERTSLIENNGIDIITEAERTAQPSDLFWPWFAANVSVFGISYASFVYGFGVSFFQALIVVVIGVTISFALCGIIAIAGKRGSAPTMILSRAAFGVYGQKIPGIFSWLMSIGWETFLAIMATLATATVFTQMGWSGGTTTKIVACLIIAAMIVSASVAGYHIIMKVQSILTWITGTLTIVYILLTVRHIDFSIIMQRPAGSLTAVIGALVMVMTGFGLGWINIAADWSRYQSRQASAGKIVAWNTAGGAISPILLIATGLLIVGSNPELVDGIAADPIGTLATILPTWVLLPFLVTAVLGLVSGAVLGIYSSGLTLLSLGVKVSRPAAAGIDGIILTTGTIWVVFFAQDFLGPFQSFLITLGVPIASWAGLMMADIALRQREYDEQALFDPRGIYGAWDWASLVVMGVASGIGWGLVINNFAEEAAWNNWQGYLLGPLGLGGRDGDWAWANLGVLCALVLSFAGGYLLRRRKVARQEKRR; encoded by the coding sequence ATGGAACATGACGTTAATAACACAAAACCTGTTTCGACGACGGTAGCGTCGGCGAATAACCATCAACTTTCCAGTGACGAGCGCACATCGCTTATCGAAAATAACGGTATTGACATTATTACTGAAGCGGAACGGACAGCTCAGCCAAGTGATCTTTTCTGGCCGTGGTTTGCGGCAAACGTATCAGTATTCGGTATTTCGTACGCCTCGTTCGTCTACGGATTCGGTGTTTCCTTTTTCCAAGCGCTTATCGTCGTCGTCATTGGAGTGACGATCTCGTTCGCATTATGTGGAATTATTGCGATCGCTGGTAAACGTGGTTCGGCACCCACAATGATTTTGTCGCGAGCGGCATTTGGTGTGTACGGCCAAAAGATCCCCGGGATTTTTTCCTGGCTAATGTCCATCGGCTGGGAGACATTCTTAGCGATTATGGCAACGTTAGCTACCGCGACAGTTTTCACCCAGATGGGATGGAGTGGCGGGACGACGACGAAGATTGTCGCGTGTCTTATTATCGCAGCTATGATCGTTTCGGCGTCAGTTGCCGGATATCACATCATTATGAAAGTTCAGTCCATATTGACGTGGATAACGGGAACATTGACGATCGTGTATATTCTTTTGACAGTTCGCCATATTGATTTCTCAATTATTATGCAGCGCCCTGCCGGGTCTTTGACAGCAGTTATCGGGGCACTTGTGATGGTGATGACTGGTTTTGGGTTAGGTTGGATTAATATCGCGGCAGATTGGTCACGGTATCAGTCACGTCAGGCGTCGGCTGGAAAGATCGTTGCGTGGAATACTGCCGGCGGTGCTATCTCACCTATTTTGTTGATCGCTACCGGATTGCTCATAGTTGGATCAAATCCAGAATTGGTTGACGGTATTGCGGCAGATCCGATTGGTACGTTGGCAACTATTTTGCCAACGTGGGTATTGTTGCCATTCTTAGTGACAGCAGTTTTGGGTTTAGTCTCGGGTGCTGTTTTGGGTATTTACTCTTCGGGGTTGACACTGTTGAGCTTGGGAGTGAAAGTATCGCGTCCAGCGGCGGCAGGTATTGACGGTATTATTTTGACGACTGGCACTATTTGGGTTGTCTTTTTTGCTCAAGACTTCTTAGGTCCTTTCCAATCGTTCTTGATTACTTTAGGAGTACCTATTGCATCTTGGGCCGGGCTGATGATGGCAGATATTGCACTGCGTCAGCGTGAATACGATGAGCAGGCACTTTTTGATCCACGAGGTATCTATGGTGCGTGGGACTGGGCATCGTTAGTCGTGATGGGTGTGGCATCTGGCATCGGCTGGGGCTTGGTGATCAATAACTTTGCAGAGGAAGCAGCATGGAATAATTGGCAGGGATACTTGCTTGGACCACTTGGTCTAGGTGGTAGAGATGGCGATTGGGCATGGGCGAATCTCGGTGTCTTGTGTGCTTTGGTGCTCTCTTTTGCTGGAGGATATCTATTGCGCCGCCGCAAAGTTGCACGACAAGAAAAACGGCGATAG
- a CDS encoding FAD-dependent oxidoreductase — MTTTVIVGGVAGGMSTATRLRRNDEKMTIIVVESSNYVSFANCGLPYFIGGEITERSDLLLQTPQSLKDRFNLDVRTGSTATAINRQAKTVTVNGPEGNYDIAYDYLVLSPGAQPTMPPIPGIEHALTLRTVEDTDHIIDHIQATQARSAVIIGGGFIGLELAENLTKRQLHTTVIERESQIMTPLDDEMAAIVATHLEKNGVTLLTNSTVEAIGENYVMAGDTRIEADVVIAALGVQPASKLARDAGLAINERGGIRVDHQQRTSDHTIFALGDAAEKTDAINGDNIMVPLAQTANRHGRLVADIIAGRNVSAMPVLATAIIGVFGLAAATTGWNERRARAAGKNIRVIHTHPVHHAGYYPGATPLHLKLIIDADNDAILGAQAVGTNGVDKRIDVIATAIRAGLGASDLADLELAYAPQFGSAKDPINMLGFIADNAKQGEKTIQWHELDQALANGWTLVDVRSPAEFSRGSIPGAINIPVDDIRDRIAELADKKVLVHCQVGLRGHIAYTLLDNYGITTANLDGGYVTWTHGQDARR, encoded by the coding sequence ATGACCACAACCGTTATCGTTGGCGGCGTTGCCGGCGGCATGTCAACCGCTACCCGCTTACGTCGCAACGACGAAAAAATGACCATCATCGTCGTCGAATCATCTAACTACGTATCTTTCGCAAACTGCGGCCTGCCCTACTTCATCGGCGGCGAAATCACCGAACGATCCGACCTACTTCTCCAAACGCCACAATCTCTCAAAGACAGATTCAATCTCGACGTGCGCACCGGCTCCACCGCCACCGCCATCAACCGACAAGCAAAAACTGTCACAGTCAACGGGCCCGAAGGAAACTACGACATAGCCTACGACTACCTCGTTCTTTCACCCGGCGCCCAACCCACAATGCCACCCATCCCCGGCATCGAACACGCACTCACACTACGCACAGTTGAAGACACCGATCATATTATCGATCACATCCAAGCAACTCAGGCACGCAGCGCAGTCATCATTGGTGGCGGATTTATTGGCCTTGAACTAGCGGAAAACCTTACTAAACGTCAGCTACACACCACAGTTATTGAACGCGAATCCCAAATCATGACGCCGCTCGACGACGAAATGGCTGCCATCGTCGCCACTCACCTTGAAAAGAACGGCGTCACCCTGCTGACCAATTCAACAGTCGAAGCAATCGGCGAAAACTACGTCATGGCTGGAGATACCAGAATCGAAGCCGACGTCGTCATTGCCGCACTCGGTGTACAACCAGCCTCAAAATTAGCACGCGACGCCGGATTAGCGATCAATGAGCGAGGCGGAATACGCGTCGATCACCAGCAGCGCACCAGTGATCACACAATTTTCGCCCTCGGGGACGCTGCCGAAAAAACTGATGCTATCAACGGTGACAACATCATGGTTCCACTAGCACAAACAGCCAACCGACACGGCCGATTAGTTGCCGATATTATCGCAGGACGAAACGTTAGCGCCATGCCGGTACTCGCAACTGCTATTATCGGCGTATTCGGATTAGCGGCAGCTACAACCGGATGGAATGAACGCCGAGCCCGCGCAGCAGGTAAAAATATTCGGGTCATCCACACCCATCCCGTCCATCATGCCGGCTACTATCCGGGCGCCACACCGCTCCATCTTAAACTCATCATCGATGCAGATAATGATGCTATTTTAGGTGCTCAAGCAGTTGGAACTAACGGCGTCGATAAACGAATTGACGTAATTGCCACCGCAATACGCGCTGGGCTAGGCGCTAGTGACCTTGCCGATCTCGAACTTGCGTATGCCCCACAATTCGGCTCCGCAAAAGATCCCATTAACATGCTCGGTTTTATTGCCGACAACGCCAAACAAGGCGAGAAAACAATCCAATGGCACGAACTAGATCAAGCACTAGCCAACGGATGGACTCTGGTTGACGTTCGTAGCCCAGCAGAGTTTAGCCGCGGAAGCATTCCTGGTGCTATCAACATTCCAGTTGACGACATCCGTGACCGAATCGCAGAACTAGCAGACAAAAAAGTTCTCGTCCACTGCCAAGTCGGCCTGCGTGGCCATATTGCTTACACCCTGTTAGACAACTATGGAATCACCACCGCCAACCTCGACGGCGGATATGTTACCTGGACACACGGACAGGATGCTCGCCGGTAA
- a CDS encoding ParA family protein has product MIIAVCNQKGGVGKTTISTNLAHHLSRQGSVLVIDADPQGNSTTSLGVEVTRESFTLNDVMAAIASGNSPSVIHQAITHAQSDWGDVDVLPADRLLASRNDDGSLGRESRLRTALTAVIDDYEHIVIDCPPSLGVLTTNALVAADTALIVTTARETSVDGVAEMVSTIATVRSYYNSRLTLSAIFLNAFRPERIDSDNWRRHLRDYYEPYLLEKFLPEREYINRAASSHSPIPAGVDDRADQALTELASIFTIASNAS; this is encoded by the coding sequence ATGATTATTGCCGTTTGTAATCAAAAAGGCGGGGTAGGAAAAACTACCATCTCAACCAATCTTGCACACCACCTTTCACGACAAGGATCAGTTCTGGTTATTGATGCCGATCCACAAGGCAACTCAACAACATCACTTGGAGTTGAAGTAACTCGTGAATCATTCACTCTGAATGACGTTATGGCCGCAATAGCTTCTGGCAATAGCCCAAGCGTCATCCATCAAGCGATCACACACGCACAATCAGACTGGGGTGACGTCGATGTGCTACCTGCAGATCGCTTACTCGCTTCACGTAACGACGACGGCTCTTTAGGAAGGGAAAGCAGACTACGCACCGCACTTACAGCAGTAATTGACGACTATGAGCATATCGTTATCGATTGTCCTCCATCGCTTGGAGTTTTAACGACAAACGCCCTCGTTGCAGCCGATACAGCATTAATTGTCACCACAGCACGAGAAACAAGCGTCGATGGCGTAGCAGAAATGGTGTCAACTATCGCAACTGTGCGTTCCTACTACAATTCACGACTAACTCTATCTGCCATATTCCTCAACGCCTTCCGGCCCGAACGAATTGATAGCGATAACTGGCGTAGACACCTACGCGATTACTACGAACCGTATCTACTCGAAAAGTTTTTACCAGAGCGTGAATATATCAACCGCGCAGCATCGTCACATTCACCTATACCAGCTGGTGTCGATGATCGTGCAGATCAAGCACTAACAGAGCTTGCCAGCATATTTACCATTGCCAGCAATGCCAGCTAA
- a CDS encoding solute carrier family 23 protein, which translates to MVISPTTIIVVSHINSVNAVPKAPKLALLSLQHLLAFYAGAVIVPLLIASSLNLDSATTIHLINADLFTCGIATLIQSVGVTRKVGVRLPIIQGVTTTAVAPIIAIGLTATNGTGGLASLPVIYGSIIVAGLFTFFAAPYFAKLLRFFPHHVTGTVLLVMGTSLLSVSANDFVNYADGVPAVQDVAYGFGTLFTIVLAQRFFRGFLGTISVLIGLVGGTTIALLLNHVPVEKIDAISHAPALGVTTPFYFGWPVFSLTAIISMLIVMLITMVETTGDVFATGEIVGKRITSADVAAAIRADGVSTTLGGVLNSFPYTMFAQNVGLVRMTGIKSRWVAAGAGVLMIFVGLLPKVGAIVAAIPSPVLGGASLALFANVAWVGLQTIAKADLSDFRIAAIVTTALGLAMLVTFRPEVAAIFPSWAQVFFSSGMSIGSITAILLNLLFFHMPHSRTRLTADVAAGVSLAEVNSMSKEQFVTTFRSLFNTQTWPLETAWEARPFASLDEVRNAILVAIVQADDDKRSELIADYPDMYELVTADSVDGISRDIGSLALGSATEDQLELLHVLTEKYQAKFGTPYVAYLHPHDTIENILQDARQRLSNSPEVEHLMTLTEVVDIAADRLNILVRGASTRAHEFQN; encoded by the coding sequence TTGGTTATTTCACCTACTACGATTATCGTTGTGAGTCATATAAATTCTGTGAACGCCGTCCCTAAGGCGCCAAAACTTGCCCTCTTATCCCTCCAACATTTGCTTGCTTTTTATGCGGGTGCTGTTATCGTACCGTTGCTCATCGCTTCATCTTTAAATCTCGATTCAGCAACAACCATCCACCTCATCAACGCCGATCTTTTCACTTGTGGCATTGCTACTCTTATCCAAAGTGTGGGTGTTACTCGTAAAGTTGGTGTTCGGTTGCCTATTATTCAAGGCGTAACAACAACTGCAGTCGCACCGATTATTGCCATCGGTTTGACAGCAACAAACGGCACCGGCGGACTTGCTTCGCTGCCAGTCATCTACGGATCAATTATTGTTGCTGGTTTATTTACATTTTTCGCGGCACCTTATTTCGCTAAACTTTTGCGCTTTTTCCCTCATCATGTCACGGGCACTGTTCTTTTGGTTATGGGTACTTCCCTGCTGTCAGTTTCAGCCAATGATTTTGTCAATTATGCCGACGGCGTTCCCGCTGTTCAAGACGTGGCCTACGGGTTTGGGACTCTCTTTACGATCGTCTTAGCACAACGTTTTTTTCGCGGATTTTTAGGCACAATTTCAGTTCTTATCGGGCTTGTTGGCGGCACAACTATTGCGCTCTTACTCAACCACGTGCCGGTGGAAAAGATTGACGCTATTAGTCACGCTCCCGCCCTGGGCGTCACCACACCGTTTTATTTCGGTTGGCCGGTATTTTCACTCACCGCTATCATTTCGATGCTTATCGTGATGCTCATTACGATGGTTGAAACAACAGGTGACGTTTTTGCTACTGGAGAGATTGTCGGCAAGCGTATTACATCTGCCGACGTAGCTGCCGCGATTCGCGCTGATGGTGTTTCTACCACCCTTGGTGGCGTACTGAATTCTTTCCCATACACAATGTTTGCGCAAAACGTTGGTTTGGTTCGTATGACGGGCATTAAGTCACGCTGGGTTGCGGCCGGTGCTGGCGTCTTGATGATATTTGTTGGACTGTTACCGAAAGTGGGGGCGATCGTAGCTGCTATCCCTTCACCCGTATTAGGCGGAGCGTCGTTAGCCCTATTCGCTAATGTTGCATGGGTTGGACTACAAACTATCGCAAAAGCAGATTTATCAGATTTCCGTATCGCGGCTATTGTCACGACAGCTTTGGGGTTGGCTATGCTCGTTACCTTCCGCCCAGAAGTTGCCGCTATTTTCCCAAGCTGGGCTCAAGTGTTCTTCTCTTCGGGAATGTCAATCGGCTCAATTACCGCAATTTTATTAAATTTGCTGTTTTTCCACATGCCACATTCAAGGACCCGCCTTACTGCTGACGTGGCTGCTGGAGTTTCGTTGGCAGAAGTTAATTCAATGTCCAAAGAGCAGTTTGTCACCACATTCCGTAGCTTGTTCAACACCCAAACGTGGCCTCTAGAAACAGCTTGGGAAGCTCGACCATTTGCTTCTCTCGACGAGGTTCGTAACGCTATTTTGGTAGCTATTGTTCAAGCAGATGACGATAAGCGTAGCGAACTAATTGCTGACTATCCTGACATGTATGAGCTGGTAACTGCAGACAGTGTTGATGGTATTTCCCGCGATATTGGCTCCCTGGCATTGGGTAGTGCCACCGAAGATCAGTTAGAGCTCTTGCATGTTCTGACTGAGAAATATCAGGCGAAGTTTGGCACACCGTACGTTGCCTACCTTCATCCACATGACACCATCGAAAACATTTTGCAAGATGCGCGGCAGCGTTTGAGTAATTCTCCTGAAGTTGAACATCTGATGACACTAACTGAAGTTGTCGATATTGCAGCTGATCGCTTAAACATACTCGTGCGTGGAGCCTCAACTCGGGCACATGAATTTCAAAACTAA
- a CDS encoding CBU_0592 family membrane protein translates to MPLSTEIGLIAPIALLAAFGLLNAGKLTPDHYAYQWMNVIGAAALTYTVIDPFNPGVFVTEVLWTLIGVYGVVKIYRARRKEANKPTSTHSNG, encoded by the coding sequence ATGCCATTATCAACAGAAATTGGCTTGATTGCGCCGATTGCGCTTCTTGCAGCGTTTGGACTTTTGAATGCTGGCAAGCTTACCCCAGATCATTATGCCTATCAGTGGATGAACGTGATAGGCGCGGCTGCGTTAACGTACACGGTTATTGACCCGTTTAATCCGGGGGTGTTTGTTACCGAGGTGCTGTGGACTCTCATTGGTGTTTATGGCGTCGTGAAGATTTATCGGGCTCGACGAAAAGAAGCCAACAAACCTACCTCAACCCACTCTAACGGTTAA
- a CDS encoding tyrosine-type recombinase/integrase: protein MILLAFNCGLRVGEICKVRGQDYDRQAGLLTVEGKGGKRNTIPVNSGLQPFFNTMPAHGWWFPCRDGGHVRSRSVGDTIVRTFRRYNIHMVSHQLRHAFATELLAADVDLRIVQLLMRHESIQTTALYTRVARTQQLEGTNKLPVFLGKD, encoded by the coding sequence ATGATTCTCCTGGCATTTAATTGTGGGTTACGAGTGGGAGAAATATGTAAAGTACGTGGCCAAGACTATGACCGGCAAGCCGGGCTATTAACCGTCGAGGGGAAAGGCGGAAAACGCAATACCATCCCCGTCAATTCCGGCCTTCAACCATTCTTCAACACCATGCCAGCTCACGGCTGGTGGTTTCCATGCCGCGATGGAGGGCATGTACGGTCACGATCAGTTGGAGATACTATCGTGCGCACCTTTCGACGCTACAACATTCACATGGTTTCACATCAGCTACGCCACGCATTTGCAACAGAACTTCTTGCAGCCGATGTTGATCTACGAATCGTCCAACTGCTGATGCGTCATGAATCCATTCAAACCACTGCTCTTTATACGCGAGTGGCTAGAACTCAGCAATTAGAAGGAACTAATAAGCTTCCCGTTTTCTTAGGAAAGGATTAA
- a CDS encoding metal-sensitive transcriptional regulator yields MKLPATDVKPAITRLKRARGQLDAVIAALENEEDCHDIIPQLAAVAKAVDRAGYLVIATGMKNCYAHGRDVDEEHLEKMFLSFA; encoded by the coding sequence ATGAAACTACCAGCAACCGATGTTAAACCGGCCATCACACGGCTTAAACGCGCCCGCGGACAACTTGACGCAGTTATCGCAGCTCTCGAAAACGAAGAAGATTGCCACGATATTATTCCGCAGTTAGCAGCGGTAGCAAAAGCCGTTGACCGGGCTGGATACCTCGTTATTGCTACCGGCATGAAAAATTGTTATGCGCATGGACGAGATGTAGATGAAGAACATCTGGAAAAAATGTTCTTATCATTCGCTTAA
- a CDS encoding CBU_0592 family membrane protein codes for MILMPDVMPALEVVSIIGSVFFILGFGALNLGWVNSESYSYQFANILGALCFTYTAISPFNAGLFITEAVWALIGIYGAWKIMRIARDRKAMKEATAQ; via the coding sequence ATGATTCTTATGCCAGATGTTATGCCAGCTCTTGAGGTTGTGTCGATTATTGGTTCAGTTTTCTTTATTTTAGGGTTCGGGGCGCTGAACCTGGGTTGGGTGAATTCGGAATCGTATAGTTATCAGTTCGCAAATATTCTTGGCGCACTATGTTTCACCTATACGGCGATTTCCCCGTTCAATGCTGGACTGTTTATTACTGAGGCTGTGTGGGCGTTGATCGGAATTTATGGTGCGTGGAAGATTATGAGGATCGCACGTGACCGTAAGGCTATGAAAGAAGCTACCGCTCAGTAG